CTCGTTGGATCTCTATGGTTTAAGGGTGCATTTATGAGTTTAGATGTGGAAATGGATACATGATAGATAGTTTTTTTGTTGACCTAGTCTTCATAGTTCTTCATGTTTAAGTCTTCATTTCTATATGCCAGTTGGAGTTAGAAGTTGaagtttctatttttaatgCTATTCTTATTTCGTTTGTAGATTTCAAAGATTTGAGGATAACAATCGGTGAGACTTTAATCAGTTTGGAGTTATTTAAGAGTGTTGTGGTGTTTGGAGGAGGGTGATGCCTCTGTTTCTTATTATTACACTTTGTGTTTCATGATTAAGAATGATGTTCATAACTTGTTTTGTGATATGAATAAGAACAATATGTTTCTATGTTGTAAGTATATTGTAATGACCaactatatgtatatgttcAACAGTATATATGCAATTTGTTAGCTATTTGATTGAAGGTTTGAGTTGATTCAAGAAATGTAAATAGTTCAATTGATCATATTGTAAACCGTTGTTGGACTTTAAAACATGTGCAATATAATTTTATGGGTATTTaaaattgtacaattttttatttgaaaaaaaatgtattgacATGTAAAACATGTCAAGAATAAACAAGTTCTTGAGGTTTATAAACtgtaaagtatatatttacttAACGCTTCAAAACTGTCAAGTAAACCTCCATTGTTCTTGACACTGGATTACTTGACACGTTgaaaagcgtcaagtaaatAGATACTTGACAGTTTTTGAGTGTTAAGTATTGCCAAGTTTATAGTAGTGGTAATATCATATTTCTAGCGATATTTAAGATCAAATTTGTTGTAAAGTGACGTTAATTCCTATTATGGAATAAGGAGGGAGTTGTGCTATTTTTGGGAGAGAATcattctttgaagaaaaatgcGAGAATATGATTAAGAGAGAgtagagatatatatattttttctgtCCATTCTTTCATCATCAAAGGGAAAGAACCATTACTTAATGCAGATCTTAATTTGCAAAGAAAATTTCGTGAAAGGAGTTGCCCATTACTCCACTCCCCTATAACTCTACAGagttaattaactaaatttattaattaaataaaatttagttaatacatttactaaatatttgtatttagtttaatgtatatatcaatcatattttaacataaatattctttcataacctttgtttttatgtgaatcTGATCGTTATCGTTAATTTAACCCATACCTctaatatgaatttaatttatactaTTTTAATATTGGAATTTCATTGAAGTTTTAAGAATCTCATATtataaagttcaattttaaatctaattcataataaattgtgaatatattatattaattgcattatatacaataaatttctttcattagttttaacacttaacaaatttgtcaCAATTAAATCCTTATTTAATCTATTATAAACTAGAAAAGAGATCCAATCCACCTACATTCTAATAAGCTTCAATgatacaatattaattaatcaagcTTCTCTTTAATTAAGTAATCAACCTTCATCAAGTATGGGACATTCTACTAATGATTCGTAGTTGCACTTTTATGGACTGTAGATATGTTTTTGTATCCAATAGATATAACCACCTTTATGTAAGTTAATTCTTCACAAGTAGTACATAATTACATTTAAGATCAAAATTACGCCTTACTACTCTAACGAACAACCTATATATTTATGGTCCAACCATACACAAAGTTTCTCTCAAGTCATTGTGAGGGTGAAGTCTCGTTGTTCAAGCCTTGGGTTGACACTTTAAGGAACAACTTGATCTATTTTACTCTAGAGGCAAAAAGAAGTGGATTTCATCTTGTAcgtgaaattattttataagcTTTCCACTTGGTATCGTTTCCAAGATGGTAGGCATATTGAGTCGACACCTAGGGTCACTCTTATtcatacaaatcaaaggacaactTTCATTTATAATCTCACTCAAGATTCAGAACATGGTCATCGcttattgaaatattaatctcttcttttttacaatattacCATTGGAGATAATATATTTCGTAGTTTTAGTCTTATAAAATCTCACAATATGAAAACCTTCACTCATATGTTTCTACGTATCAAATTGTTTATAACACTTGCAACATTTGTAACACTTATAAAACTTGCGCGttgtatccatagtgttattAGAATAAAACactcaataatattattaatacacattatatagattttttaGGTTATTATTTGAACACGGTCCACTTGCATGTGTCAACCACGTATTGTTTAAGTCTTATTAAATAATCTTGAATTTTAGTTGATTGTATCTAAGtttaaacaaatgaatatataacactttatttatataattatttgctTACAGATTACAGTCAGCCAAATTTATGGCCCAACAAtaacttcaatttcttttatccaTCTTTTACTTCATTTGCAGAAATCTCTTTACATCTTTGTTACCAATTGGGAACATTTTTGGCTAATTATATGAGTCTTGTGATAAAATAATAGTCAATATATATGGCAATCTTCTCTAGCTATGTCCCACTAAGTTCAAATATTGCTTTGAAAACGCATAGTTGCTAACTTGGAATTATTGAATCAAAAGAGGTAGGTCCCTATGATAATTTTATCGTTTCAAGCACCACAATATAGTAATATGAAGTAATTTGAGTAAGAAATCTCTTCCAACGAGGAGTGTGAAGGAAACAATCCAATCTTAAGAGAACAAATCGGTTTCGTAGATTAGACCATGTCAAAGAGTCATTTTATCACTAAGGAAACCATCAACCCAACTTGAGAAATgaattgattgaatttttcCATATTGTATTTAACATGGTTTGTAactgatatttttttttatcacaatggactatatatataaaaattaccACTAATAAGCTTAAGCCAGCAGGGTGcataatttataacaaatgaGTTGAacagaattttatttttaggcTTTTATTGGTCCATATATGGCTTATAACCATTTCAAACCATCAATTTAGGAAATTGTTTGTTGAAATAGAATAAATAGACTTACCCATCATAATGAGAAAAGTTTTGATTGATTATATCTAATATTTACATTAAAGTGGTTGGTTGAACCGAACCAGTGAACCAGGTTCAGTTTGGTCAATGATTAATGACCAAGCGATGAACCGGCagagaaaatgaatgagaagGAAATGACTTCTTAGCTTAACATCATAATCTATGAGATATGATTCTctaatttactaatttaaataaatataattagatattttctagCTTTTTGGTGatccaattttttataataaaattaataatcattAGTCCCATTATATTcctttctattattattactatatttgtgttttattgtaTATGAAATCATTACctttacattttctttgaaaagcAACAATGTAATCAATTACACAACAAATAAATTGGGggttatatatttctttagttttgtGTAAATGAAATCATCTCTACGAGACAATGACGTCACACTTTTATCAACTTGAAGATTTTTGTAtgcactttttctttttccatttctcaATTAAAGGGCGGAGAGACTTATCAATCATTGTAGGTAGAAATTAAACCTCAAATCTTGTCCAACTTATAgtatttattagatatctCATTAGTTGAGATaggttcaattttaatatttcaacaTGTCTTTCATCTTTCATTCAACTTCTattcacaaattttttattttatgtatttttaatagAACTCCAGAGATCATTTAGTTGATAAGTCATATTAGTTTGTGTTTGTAAATCTATTTTAGCTTAGatagaaaatagtaaatactaaCATCGCTGGAATGAGGAAGCAGATAGGTAGGAAAAAGTAATCACAACAACGAAACAAATATAGAGTTTTTCAATATGTAGTACAATAGACGATAATTTGTTACAATTAGTCGTAAACACCATTGTTAGGCCAAATCTCTCGTTCCTCCAACCATGGATTTCTCATCCTACCACAAGTGAAGCTTTCTCCACGACGATTGCAGGAACCAGAACCAGAAGACAGCAAACTAAACTTCCCTTGATGCCAAAATTGAGACAGATGCTGTCAACCATTGGTGTGACTCTTAATCCATGTCCTACACTCATTTCGATTTAACTTCTGAAACCCATGCCAACTCAGGTTCCTTACCATGTCTTTGAATCAATTCTAATTCTTGCCCTTTACGTAAAATGGCTAGTTTGAACTTCTTGATTATGCACTAGGAATATCTATTCTTGGGCCTCTGAAATCTGACCTTGAagggatatatatatatgatctgattgattttatttccaaaacaaTCTACTCTAGCcattttaaattgaagtaACACCTAGATTTATTTGGTATGGTATAAAAAGTTTCCAAtaacgtttttaaaaaccaaacagAAATTTTTAGAACTAAAACcgtaattttcaaattttattacttttatggagtttatgaaaagaatatataaatttcgatatttaatgacaaaaaataaatcattttccaaacttaacttttaattattacaatcATAGgcataagttttaaaatttagataataCTATTGTTTGAACTTCagaaaatgtaatttattgATGAGAGTTTTATAATTCAGTAACTATGAtctgaaaaagaagaagaagaaaatgaaagttgaacttaaatttagaaaagagTAGAAGGTAGATTTACCTCAGCTGATTAACAGTTATGCTAATTCTAAACCCTAATACAAAGAGAGCATAAACGAAACCTCTGAACTGACAGTAAATCTAGATTGTTAATGGTGATTAGTAGAGGGTCAAATTCTTTAATTACATACAGCTGATTAGagataaaagttcaaagattAGGCATGTCATAATTAATGTCTCTTcacctttatatatatgtatgtgagagagaaataatattatatttagacAATAAATATTGTGAGTAATAAATTTGACGATATATGTGGGGCAAGAAGTAGAAGGAAAGGACATGACCTTAATTTTGTCACCTACTTACACAAAAGTAGCACCTCCGCCCCTTATATTACTCCATATACTTTACCAAcgtttattttttcctttttcctcaGCATTTTTGCATTTAAAGGCAGTCCGtggttacatttttttttaaagttcaatgAGTGAACTTGATGATCAGAAGGATTCAAATCTTTTTGATCTTGTAGTTGCATATCTCGAATAATTGaattctatattaaaaaaataaaatctactTATACAACTACATTAATAGTAAATTAGgcccaaaattaaatttaacttaaaaaataaatcttcaaacttatataaatactaaaattttgatcatCAAACTTACAtgatagatttaaaaaatggtcacAATTTTAGCACAAATGGTAGAGGGTTTTGATGTTTagtattgaaaagaaaggataaaatCATAATAACCAGAATGATTATCGTTTAGggataatttttgtaaatttgtgtACAAGCTAAGTTTTGAAGAGTTAAGTAAATATAAAAGTGAAATGGATGGCACATTTGATTGGAATTAGGAATAAATTAATGAAGGCGTAAGAAGGGGGAAGGGGCGTTGTTCCGAAGAGAGTGTAGTATGAGCCAAAATTGTGAGTGAATTGGGAAGGGTGGTAAGGTAAAGTCTAAAATCGTGGGCGTTGCCCATTCCATGGGAGTAGTTGGATGAAATTTAATGGCAAAAAACATGGGTGACTTAAAAAAGTCACCaactttccaaaattttcagtaTCTCATTCAATATCCATTGGACCCCACTaagcaaaaatttaaaattatcggtgttttttttttataaaaaaaattgttataaaatggGCTTCTCCCCTAGCTTCCATCACCATTGTCATTTCCATTTGTTTcagtatataatataaagaagtagaaaaagaaagagaagaaaaggaagggaaaaTGGGAATTAAGGTGGGTGAGGGAAGAGGCAGTGCAATCGGAAGAGCCGTCGCTGTTGCCGCCGTTATAGGGTTAGTTATGATGTCTCAGTTGGAAAGCGTGGAGGCAGCCGTTTACGATGTCGGGGGCTCCGGTGGATGGACCTTTAACACCGAAAGTTGGCCCAAAGGAAAACGTTTTCGTGCCGGTGATATTCTCCGTAAGTCCACTCCTCcctccatttttatttcttaaaagattTAGGGAAAAAGAGTTTTATTCTTAGGATGTGTTAGAGTTTAacattttctacttttcttcCTCGGTTGAATTGAGTTGCGAgttcacaaaagaaaaaaatgacctAATCTaactcaaattatatattttttaaagtttggttATTTAGATGGATTCATTTGtgaacttttaatatttttcttatagaattgatatgatattttttttataaaatttttatattttatatttgaatttaataaaattttagttattaatcatatgatttagaaatttagaaatttacgaatttaagattaaaataaaacaataagcTATGACCTTGATAACAACCTGAAGttgtcaattaaattttaactcaaaTTCTGAAGTTATCAAATCAACCTAATTACTTATGTATGTATTTACCAACATCTAAGAAATATGTGTTTCCAATACCattaaatagaaagaaaaaaaatgtattggGCATTTCTCAGTATAGTTTCTAATGTGAGATCCATACTTTAATTTTcgtgtttcttttctttaataattaaaattaaattgttacatttttctattttgattttgattttgtcgGTAGTTTTTACTGTTGAATTATTTcgaaaaattgttataaaatatttaccttcCCTAGAAAATTCGAAGGGTAATTTTcgtgattttgtaaatagtttacctattttttctatttttgaaaaaactttttaattattttattttcatttaatttctaatcGAACAATTAGTTTAGATGGGATTgtcaatattaatttttattaattaactgtaaaagtattaaattaatttattcaatatttttaaacttttatactttaaaattttattaaaataaagttttaatgtgtatacaaatttttcttcactatcAAAACTAAGTAAAAGGAATTCACATTGTCTGattataaattcaacaaaaaccctcttgtcaaattaaattaaattcaaaactaacCAAACAtgctaatttttatttataaatatagtcaAAATATAGCtcaactttatttattatctactaataataatcagtaacatatttgattttttccttagtaaaaaacacaaaatttagaatatttgtaaataaatttaacatttaaaactatttttcaaaataaagaacactaccaaatcaaaattaaactcGGAAGGGTTGGTTAGTAACGTAATTGATGGAGGAAAATggtatttaaattattttgtggaaacataaatatatagtgGGTAAATTTGTTTGCAGGGTTCAATTACAACCCATTAGTGCATAACGTGGTGGTGGTGAACCAAGGTGGGTTCTCCACCTGCAACACTCCGGCGGGTGCCAAAGTGTACAAGTCCGGCAGTGATCAGATCAAATTACCCAAAGGACAAAGCTATTTCATCTGCAACTTCCCCGGCCACTGTCAGTCCGGCATGAAGATCGCCGTCAATGCTCTCTAATCTATAATAGTTTCACCCTTTTTTTTGATATGTTTATTTActgcttttaaaataaaaagttattgtATGTGTTGTCCTTTATTTACATAACTATATACTATATTATGGTGGgagtctttcctttttctttttctttacttttttctcttttttctagtTGAAATGTCATTTACTTTTTTCCAAACTTATATAACTCATTTCATCATACCAATGCTTCCCAACTGtcgttttctttatttgcTCCTTCGTATaacattttcctcttttttttttttttttcctttcatttactactatttaatttgtatgttTAACTAAAATTCACATTTTGAATACTTATCAATACCACCGTGGTCCGTGGGTTTGGTTTAAACAAggtgtaaatatatatactcgTTTAGGCCGTACGTGTGAAAAACGGTCTAGTTTGAGTTGATTCCAATCGTAAATGGGCAATGTGTCTGTGGTTATTGGTGTTTACTCAtctaatttttacaaaaaaaaaattatgattgtGATTGaacatgtttattttaaattattaattcaaaggtgaaatgaaaattacaactatttttttttattggcaACACTAATCACgaccaaacaaaataaatcgGTAAAAGTATAAGTATCTTAAATGCTATTGACTTCACTGCAATAATCAGTAGATTGATAGAACAAAGATAAGAGgttataaaattgttaaaacgACTAGAATCCCTATTAATAGTTACATCTGTAAATCAGTATCTTCttatttcaaagtaaaaaggaaagaaaatgagaaaaaaaatatatttttaccaaatatatgtgGGTCACACGGTATATTCAAGTGCAATTGGATTGAGCTTGATTTTCACCAGCTCAATAAGATTACAAGATTTCATTACGGGTGGTACAGTAGACCCCATTTTTAATTACGATTACAGATGGACATATAAACAAAAGCTAAAGTAATCTGATGGGATCCACAAACTGAATTGAGATTGATTTATACTCGTTCCTCCATTGTAAATGTGGCCTTAGTCcattcacttttgtttttatttttatttcttcttatttttgcttttttagtacaacaacgGTAGGATGCGAAATGAAATACCTTCGACCTCTAGGTATAGCAATCATGTCAATATCATCGAATCAAGTTcgttttgatttattttagcTTTTCTTCCTATAAAATGTTCATACACAtacaactttaatttattttgatctatatattacttttaaatgaaggttttatttaaatattgtaaatgaaaggaatatttagagatttattgtagttttaaaaatatttattataatattgtagtttttaatagtttttaaaaggaTTTTGCCTTCTCCCTCCAATGGCTTGGGTTAAACTCAAGACATTGAATTGCCCTTCTctcttcaaagttttattataattcaattaacaTTGATTGCTTGAATGTATTATATCATATAGAAtacattaaacattaaaatataattaacataaaatcacttttaatcttctccatttttcactttcatt
This DNA window, taken from Cucumis sativus cultivar 9930 chromosome 6, Cucumber_9930_V3, whole genome shotgun sequence, encodes the following:
- the LOC101220519 gene encoding basic blue protein-like — its product is MGIKVGEGRGSAIGRAVAVAAVIGLVMMSQLESVEAAVYDVGGSGGWTFNTESWPKGKRFRAGDILRFNYNPLVHNVVVVNQGGFSTCNTPAGAKVYKSGSDQIKLPKGQSYFICNFPGHCQSGMKIAVNAL